Proteins encoded by one window of Conger conger chromosome 1, fConCon1.1, whole genome shotgun sequence:
- the bmp4 gene encoding bone morphogenetic protein 4, with protein sequence MIPGNRMLMVILLCQVLLGESSHASLIPEEGRKKAWGVQGRHPGQSHELLRDFEATLLHMFGLQRRPRPSRSVPVPQYLRDLYRLQSGEADEPGAQAAAFEYPERSTSRANTVRGFHHEEHMEQVMSEGLEEGTAPLRFLFNLSSIPQEELLSSAELRLYRQRVDEAAAADAGEGLHRINVYEVLKPPRPGQLITRLLDTRLVQHNTSSWESFDVSPAVLRWTRDRLPNHGLAVEVLRLDRAAEPRGRHVRVSRSLPRPPGEDWDQLRPLLVTFGHDGKGHPLTRRAKRSAKQRGRKRNRNCRRHALYVDFSDVGWNDWIVAPPGYQAFYCHGECPFPLADHLNSTNHAIVQTLVNSVNTNIPKACCVPTELSAISMLYLDEHDKVVLKNYQEMVVEGCGCR encoded by the exons ATGATTCCTGGTAATCGAATGCTGATGGTCATTTTATTATGCCAAGTCCTACTGGGAGAGAGCAGCCATGCTAGTCTAATACCCGAGGAAGGGCGGAAGAAGGCCTGGGGTGTGCAGGGTCGTCACCCGGGTCAGAGCCATGAGCTGCTGCGGGACTTCGAGGCCACGCTGCTCCACATGTTCGGGCTGCAGCGCCGGCCCCGGCCCAGCCGCTCCGTCCCCGTGCCCCAGTACCTGCGCGACCTGTACCGGCTGCAGTCGGGCGAGGCCGACGAGCCCGGCGCCCAGGCGGCCGCCTTCGAGTACCCCGAGAGGTCCACCAGCCGCGCCAACACCGTGAGGGGCTTCCACCACGAAG agcACATGGAGCAGGTGATGTCAGAGGGGCTGGAGGAGGGGACggcccccctgcgcttcctctTCAACCTCAGCAGCATCCCTCAGGAGGAGCTCCTGTCCTCCGCCGAGCTGCGTCTGTACCGGCAGCGCGTGGACGAGGCCGCGGCGGCGGACGCCGGCGAGGGCCTCCACCGGATTAACGTGTACGAGGTGCTGAAGCCCCCGCGGCCGGGGCAGCTGATCACGCGGCTGCTGGACACGCGGCTGGTGCAGCACAACACCTCCAGCTGGGAGAGCTTCGACGTCAGCCCGGCCGTGCTGCGCTGGACGCGCGACAGACTGCCCAACCACGGGCTGGCCGTGGAGGTGCTGCGCCTGGACCGTGCCGCGGAGCCGCGGGGCCGCCACGTGCGCGTCAGCCGCTCCCTGCCCCGGCCCCCCGGGGAGGACTGGGACCAgctgcgccccctgctggtcacctTCGGCCACGACGGCAAGGGCCACCCGCTGACGCGCCGGGCCAAGCGCAGCGCCAAGCAGCGGGGCCGCAAGCGCAACCGGAACTGCCGGCGGCACGCGCTGTACGTGGACTTTAGCGACGTGGGCTGGAACGACTGGATAGTGGCGCCGCCCGGCTACCAGGCGTTTTACTGCCACGGGGAGTGCCCGTTCCCGCTGGCGGACCACCTGAACTCCACCAACCATGCCATCGTGCAGACGCTGGTGAACTCGGTGAACACCAACATCCCCAAGGCCTGCTGCGTGCCCACGGAACTCAGCGCCATCTCCATGCTGTACCTGGACGAGCACGACAAGGTGGTGCTCAAAAACTACCAGGAAATGGTGGTGGAGGGGTGCGGCTGCCGCTAg